The nucleotide sequence TACTGTAAACGTTGCCGTATTGGACAAAGATAAGGCAAAAACACGAAATAGGGTCCATTAGACACATGGCATAAATTAAGTACTAGCGGTGATACATCCATGTCCAAGGAGATAGCAAATCAAGGTTCGATACAGATACAGAAGCGACACACATAAAGTCGTCTAAAATACATATAAGGCTGGAGGATTGGATGGACTAGAACGACAAGTAGTGTGCATCAGGAATACGGCTGGGACCGAACGACCGAGGGAAAATGCAACGAGTGGCAGCTGCATGCTCACATGCATATTCACCGAAGGTCCCTGAATGCGCAAAGACTAATTATTAAAGTTTCTTAGAAAGAGCACTACGAAGTACTTGGATCATACTGGAACTGGAGTGGCATCATATTCCCAGTGGAGCGGCGCAGAGGGCATGAAGAGCGCCGGGAGTGGCGCGGTTGTATCCAAACAAGTCTAGCATCCGCGGATTCTGGCAGTCGACTTCATGGTTCCCTTCCTTGGCACAGTCTTCTTCCGTTGGCAACATCTTCTCAGTCAAGGAAAACCCGAAAAGCATGCAACTGGTTCTGGCAACCTTCCTTCCATCAGACCCAAGCTTAGCAGCACCATCACCAGAAGCCTTTCGAGTTCCAAGTGGGTTAGGCTGGCTGCCAATCGCAGCTTCTTCGTTGTTCTTGCTGGCCAGCCAGAGCTGTGGTGCAGCAACTGTGGATGAGGGCGAAGCCACTTCTGCTGGCGGCGGAGTAGACAGGGAGAGAGGATATCCTTGAGCTGCAGATGAAAACCCTCCGTTCATGGCGGACGAGGTGCACATGTAGTTGTACAGCCCATATCCCCCTTTGGCGGAACATGTATCAGACACCATTCCTTGGAACAAAGGAACCGTCTGACAAACTTCTTGACCTTGCAAGACCTCCGGGAACCCAACGGATTCACCGAAGCCTACAGGTTGGTAGGCGAAATAGGGGCTTTGAGGTGGAAGCCTGCTTGCTGGACCACTCAGCATGCAGCTTCGTGTATCAGCAAGGAACCCCGTACCATCAGAACGCCTGAATTCTGTGGCGCCACCTGGCCGAGGAGGACATGTAACACGATGAGTTCCAGAACCCATCAATTCTTGACCTTGCAAGACCCTGGGGAGCTTATCAGCTCCCACGGAGTCCGGACGACCATTTCCATCTACAACATTTTATGGCCAAGTCAGTTAACATATGGTTAAGAGTCGTAGAAAACGTCAGCACTGTGCCGTGGGAAGTGGGAACTTACACAGAGTTGGGACGTCCACATTGCCCTGAGGGCACAGTTTAGTTCGTTTAGAACTGGATGCTGACAGAGACTGAGCAATAGAGACCGAGCCACCAACTATCTCGATATCCCATGGAGATAGTCTATTTTGGCTATTACAGTCTGTGCCATCCTCCCATCTTACCTGAACAAGAGGGTATCATTTCAGTTCACAGATAATCAGTGAACCAGTCAGCTATTAATTAATGCTTGGTataaaagatactccctccgtcccacaatattaGGAGTGTTTTTGAcagtacactagtgtcaaaaaacgctcttatattatgggacggagggagtacagtaCAACTCTTAATGCAGCTTCAGTGATTCTACAGCTAGAGCAAATTAGGACATAACTTCCAATTATCAATTCATTTTCTAAAAAGACATTTTCATCACCATGCTATGTTTTAAAAAGTACCCCTACCCAAAGGATAAAATCTAAATAATAAAATGTGCGACTTAATCTCTACCACTTGCTTAAAAAAAGAACTATTCCTTTTTCCTTGAAAACCGCCTTAATTGTCCCACCTTATATTGACTTACCGAATAAAATTATGTTTCCTTTGGTAAGCCAATAATTGTCATTAATAAATTGATATATGATAATCTAATTGATCGCGCTATTGCTCTTGGTATCAATGAAGATTCGTTCCAAAATAAGGCCGATTGGATCGAGTTGAAATTCATGCGTAAAATATACGATGATACGGAGCTCACCTCCAAAAATCATGGTATAGAGTTTTTCACATCGTTGATAGATTATTATAAACAATAAGATCGGTCATTAGCTATGAAAATCCAAGCTTAGTTAAACAATACTAGTATTAGCTTGGAACTTGAGAAAGCAATGGAAAATGACCCCAAAAACTTCATTATTATGGCTATAAGCCTACTTTGGTCAAAACAATactaatttgaactaaaaccatgacaccaAATAAGTTTTTTTTAGGTAGGTAAATCACGGGCAGAATCCtatatcctatatacctaagagagtcATCCCCACTaactatttatctcaacatgcaagcatgccacctcatcatacaataaTGAATGGGATAatgcccacctcaacatgcaatcatgcatggGAAAAGACCCACCATAACATTCAACCATGCATGGGAATTTTTTTCCATCTAATTATTTTACTTACATTTAATAAAGATTGTTACAACTatacataatcaaatataataAGTCATGTATTTTAAATTTTGGTTCTCATGTTATCAACCAATTCCTGCAGCAACGTGCGGGGTATCCTCTAGTTTtataaacatttatttacacaatcacattaaTATGGGCAGGTAAATTACAGGCTAACATAATAGAATATTGCAATTATCTAGTAtctaaaaaattgcattttaggctatGTGTAAACACTATTTTTTGGTAAGGCCATAAGGTGGATTGACAAGTCTCTGTGCATAAATTTAAGGGTGAGTAAACCTGAATGTGAGGATGTGTCTTATAGCACATTGTGAGCACTTTAAAGTCCTTCAAGCCTCATTAGAGCATTTTAAGTCAGGTTCATGGTCAGGCAATATAAAGGGCCCAGAAAAAAATACAATTATCCAAAATACTGCAAGGCAGGACGAAGATAATGGCGTTCTGAATTGCTAAGACCTAAATGCTTAATGCAATCGACTAAAATGCCTACCTGCAGGCTTTTCCATTTTGAACCAGTCCACCTAATGGGGTCTACTTCATTAATACCTGTAATTATTCCAGATCGCCTACAAAACAGGAAGTAAAACTCAGTTACATATTGTACAAAACTAAATTTTAGTTGAG is from Triticum aestivum cultivar Chinese Spring chromosome 3A, IWGSC CS RefSeq v2.1, whole genome shotgun sequence and encodes:
- the LOC123062082 gene encoding auxin response factor 3, with the translated sequence MGIDLNAAGEPGKAAAVSVCRDLWHACAGPVVALPRRGSAVVYLPQAHLAGAGGGGDVPVALPPHVACRVVDVELCADPATDEVYARLAMVAEGEVFEKNMGGGRFEGEDDMEDGDGERKSRMLHMFCKTLTASDTSTHGGFSVPRRAAEDCFPPLDYQQVRPSQELVAKDLHGAKWRFRHIYRGQPRRHLLTTGWSSFVNKKKLVSGDAVLFLRGDDGELRLGVRRAIQLKNEALLKSFNSNSSKIHTLSAMANSLKHRSVFHICYNPRAAASEFIVPYWKFLKSLNRPFCIGMRFKIQYGSEDVNERRSGIITGINEVDPIRWTGSKWKSLQVRWEDGTDCNSQNRLSPWDIEIVGGSVSIAQSLSASSSKRTKLCPQGNVDVPTLYGNGRPDSVGADKLPRVLQGQELMGSGTHRVTCPPRPGGATEFRRSDGTGFLADTRSCMLSGPASRLPPQSPYFAYQPVGFGESVGFPEVLQGQEVCQTVPLFQGMVSDTCSAKGGYGLYNYMCTSSAMNGGFSSAAQGYPLSLSTPPPAEVASPSSTVAAPQLWLASKNNEEAAIGSQPNPLGTRKASGDGAAKLGSDGRKVARTSCMLFGFSLTEKMLPTEEDCAKEGNHEVDCQNPRMLDLFGYNRATPGALHALCAAPLGI